The proteins below come from a single Candidatus Palauibacter soopunensis genomic window:
- a CDS encoding DUF503 domain-containing protein: MAVIGVGRWVFHLPGCRSLKAKRSVIRGLRERTIVKFRISAAETGLRDRASMAEITACVVSGERRQAESVLGRVDRFLRSDPRAHVVESETEFL; encoded by the coding sequence ATGGCCGTCATCGGGGTGGGCCGCTGGGTGTTTCACCTCCCGGGCTGCCGGTCGCTCAAGGCGAAGCGTTCGGTGATCCGCGGTCTGCGTGAGCGCACGATTGTGAAGTTCCGGATTTCCGCCGCCGAGACCGGTCTGCGCGACCGGGCCTCGATGGCCGAGATCACGGCCTGCGTCGTATCGGGCGAACGCCGGCAAGCCGAATCCGTTCTCGGACGCGTCGACCGTTTCCTCAGGTCCGACCCGAGGGCGCATGTCGTCGAGTCGGAGACCGAGTTCCTGTGA